A stretch of DNA from Candidatus Nanopelagicales bacterium:
GCAGGCGGAGGAGGGAGGGTTGGTGCCGGAACTTCGACACCTGGCCAACAGCGGAGGGATCTTTGCGCATCCCGACACACATTTCGACATGGTCCGATGTGGGATCGCGATCTACGGCCTTACTCCCGGTCCCGCCATCGGAAGCTCGGCGGCCTTGGGACTCATCCCTGCGATGACGGTGGGGACGGAGCTCGCTTTGGTCAAGCGGGTCCCAGGGGGCCAGGGGGTCTCCTACGGGCACCGATACCGGACTCGCCGCGCGACCCGGCTCGCTCTGGTCCCGGTCGGATACGCCGATGGGGTTCCGCGCAGCGGATCCAGCCGCATCCCGGTTCAGATCAATGGACAGCGTTTCACTGTGTCCGGGATCATCGCCATGGACCAGATGGTCATCGACATCGGGGACACCCCGGCGAAACCGGGCGACGAGGTCCTGCTGTTCGGCTCCGGTCGTCACGGTGAGCCCACGGCCGACGATTGGGCCATCGCCTGCGGCACGATCAACTACGAGATCGTCACCCGGATCGGTCCGCGCATCCCGCGCCGTCACCTCGGTGGGGCCGCGTGATGACTCGTGCCGGGCGGACACTGCTGGTCCTGGGCTCGGCCGGGCTCGGTGTCGCTGCGGGTGTTGCTGCCGAGCGGGCGCTGATGAGGGTCTCGTTCCCGACACCCGCGGACGGTGACGACGCGGTGGGGACGTTGCGCGGCGACCCGCATCCGCTGACGGCCGATGACGGGACCGTCCTCCATGTGGAGATCGACGAACCTGCCGACCCGGCTCAGGGCGATGTCACGGTGGTGTTCAGCCACGGTTACTCGCTGAATCTCGATACCTGGCACTACCAGCGCCAAGCGTTGCGGGGGCGGGCGCGACTAGTGCTATGGGACCAGCGATCCCATGGCCGCAGCGGGCGGGCGGCGCCGAACGGCCCCATCATCGACCAGTTGGGTCGGGACCTGGCCAGAGTCCTCGACGCGTGCGCCGCCACCGGGCCCGTCATCCTGGTAGGTCACTCGATGGGCGGGATGACAGTCATGGCGCTGGCTGCCGAGCGACCGGAACTCTTCGGAGGGCGGATCCGTGGGGTCGCCTTGATCGCCACGAGCGCCGGGGGGCTCGACGACCTCGATCTGCATCTGCCCCAACCCCTGGCGCGTCTGTTCCACAAGGAGGCCCCCCGGGTCGCGGCAGCCCTCGCCGCGCGTTCCGAGCTCATCGACCGGAATCGGGCGCGGACCACCGATTTGGATTTCCTGCTGACCAAACGACTGTCCTTCGGCGGGGGCGTCTCGCGGGACCAGGCGCGCTTCGTGGCCGACTTGATCGGGAGTACCCCTATCGAGGTCGTCGCCGACTTCCTTCCTGAGTTCGACCATCACGACAAGATGCGGGCACTGTCCGCGCTCGATCGCGTCGAGACGCTGGTCATGGTGGGCGACCGCGATGTGCTCACGCCGGAAAGTCACAGCCGGCAGATCGTGCGGGAGGTGCCGGGAGCCGAGTTGGTGATCCTGCCGGCGACCGGTCACATGATCATCACGGAACGCCACCAAGAGGTCTCCGAGCACCTGGTGGACCTGCTGGCCACGGTCCGCGCCCGCGGATGATGGTCGGGGTGGGCGACCCGGACGCCATGGAAGCAGTGGGTGAGGTGATCGGCTCGATGCTCAAGGCCGGCGACGCGGTATGCCTCACTGGTCGGCTGGGGGCGGGCAAGACCACACTCGTGCGCGGCGTGGCCCGCGGAATGGGGGTCCAGGGGGTCGTTGCGAGTCCCACGTTCGTCCTCAGCCGCCGCTACGCGGGTGCTGTTCCGCTCGTGCACTGCGACGCTTACCGTCTGGGACCCGACGATGATTTCGCTGACGTCGTCTCCGACCCCGAGGACGTCGTGGTGGTGGTCGAGTGGGGTGACCCCGTCATGCCGGCGTTCGCTGATTCGTGGTTGTCAGTCGACATCGAGCGCCCCAGCGGCACGGGCGGGGAGGACCGCAGGCTGATGCTGCGGGGAGTCGGGGCAGAGTGGGACGATGGGCGGGTGGCTGAGTTGTTGGAACGACTGGCCAGTGTGAGGGGAACCCGTGGGTGAGGGGAGCTCGTGGGCGATGGCAACCAACGCCCTCCCGGGCGCAACGGTCAGGCGCGCCCTGCGAGCCACGTCATGATCCTGGCCGTCGACACCTCCGGCGTGGTTGCCGTGGTGGCCCTCGCCACGACGGCGGGGGACTTGCATTTCGGAGCCACGGGCGCCAACCCGCGGGCGCATGCCGAGGAACTCGCACCGCTGGTCCGACAGGCACTGGCTCGCGGAACCCCTCAGCGCGTCGTCGCCGGGCGGGGACCAGGGTCCTTCACGGGGCTGAGAGTGGGACTCGTGTTCGCGCAGGTTTTCGGGTGGGCGCGGGGTCTGCCCGTCAGCGGAGTCAGCTCGCTCGACGTGGTCGCCCGGCAGTACGCCCTCGTCGACGGGTGGGTCGTGCTGGATGCCCGCCGCCGCGAGGTGTATCTCGGTCGTTACCGCTCGGGTCGGCCGGACGCCGCACCGCGGGTTGTGACCCGAGACGAGGCGCGTGCGGCCATCGGCACCGAGACGGCAGTCGGTGACGTAGCACTGCTGACGGATACTGACCGCAGAGCGGTCGGGACCACCCGACTGACTCCAGCGAGTCTGGCGCAGTGCGCCGCCGCCACGAGGGGACGAGGGTCCCTGCAGCCCGATTACCTGCGGCGCCCCGACATCACCTGGTCACCCGCCAAGCAAGGAGCCCCGCCTCCATGAATCTGCGCCCCGCCCGGGCCGGCGACCTGCCCGCGATCATGGCCATCGAAGTTGACGTGTTCCCGGATTCCGCTTGGACCGTCGACCAGATGCGCGATGAGCTCTCCCGGGACACCCGCTGGTACACCGTGGCCGAAGACAGTGACGCCCTGATCGGCTACCTGGGCCTGTATGTCGTCGAGCCGGACTGTGACCTCCAGACCATCGCGGTATCGCCCAACGCCCACGGTCGGGGTGTCGGAACGGCCCTGCTCGGGGCGGCCGTGGCCCATGCGTGGTCCGTCGGGTGCTCCCGGATGTTCCTCGAGGTCCGGGCGGACAATGACGCGGCCCTGCGGCTGTACGAACGCACGGGCTTCGTTCGGCTCGGGCGCCGTTCTCGGTACTACCCTGACGGCGCCGATGCCGTGACCATGCGGCTACGTCGCCATGAGGTCCCCGATTTGGCGGAGGCCGTTCATGCGTGACGAGCCCGTGGTCCTGGGGATCGAGACCTCCTGCGACGAGACAGGTGTCGGGATCGTCGTGGGTACTGACCTGCGTGTGAATCTGCTCGCCAGCAGCGCCGCCGAACATGCGAGGTACGGCGGCATCGTGCCAGAGATCGCGAGCAGGGCGCACCTGGCGGAGATGCTGCCCACCCTCGCCGAAGCGTGCCGGGCTTCTGGTCTGGCGTTGTCGGACATCGACGCGATCGCCGTAACCGCCGGCCCTGGCCTCGCGGGAGCCCTGGTGGTCGGGGTCGCGGCGGCAAAGGCGCTGGCCCTGGCGTTGGACAAGCCCGTCTACGGGGTCAACCATCTGGCGGCTCATGTTGCCGTGGACACCCTCGTGTCCGGCCCGCTGCCTGACAACTGCGTCGCGCTGTTGGTGTCCGGCGGGCACAGTTCGCTGCTCCACGTGCGCGATCTGGTGGGCGATGTCGAACCCCTCGGGGTCACCATCGACGACGCGGCGGGGGAGGCGTTCGACAAAGTTGCCCGGTTGCTGGGCCTCCCGTTCCCGGGTGGTCCACCGATCGACGCCGCGGCGAGGTCCGGTGACGCGCAGGCCATAGCGTTCCCGCGCGGCTTGACGTCGCCCCGGGATCAGCAGCGGCATCGTCATGACTTCTCGTTCAGTGGTCTGAAGACAGCTGTCGCCCGTTGGGTCGAGCAGTGTCACGCGGACGGGCGCCCCGTGCCGATCGCCGACGTCGCTGCCTCATTCCAGGAAGCAGTCGCCGATGTCCTGGTCAGCAAAGCTGTCCTCGCCTGCGCGGACACGGGCGCTGACACCCTGGTGATCGGCGGCGGCGTCGCCGCCAACTCGCGGTTGCGGTTCCTCGCCCAAGAGCGCAGCGCCGCGGCGGGGGTGAGGGTGCGGATCCCGCCACCAGGGCTGTGCACGGACAACGGAGCCATGGTCGCCGCGCTGGGCGCACTGGCAGTCCAGCGGGCGGTTCCCCCCAGTCCTCTGGATTTCCCCTCGGACTCAGGCCTTCTCGTCACCGAGGTGTTGAGCGGTCACCCAGTCCAACCGGAATAGCGCAGGCCCGCGGCGACCGCGCCGGCCACGACCACCACCACCAGGAATGGGGCACGCAGTAGCAGCGCGATGAACCCCGCCCCCACGCCGGCCATTCGGGCGTCGAGCGTCACCGCCTGCCCGGCGCCGACGGTCTGGACGACGACCAGTGCTGCCAGCATCGCAACGGGGATCAGGCTCGTGACCCGGCTGACGCGCCGATCATCCAGCCATTCCTTCGGGACGACATAGCCGACCAGTTTGAGCAGGAAACATCCAGCGCTGGCGATCAGGACTGCCGGCCACATCAGGGTCGGCTCCGGCGCAGTCCGGCGACAACAGCGATGAGGGCACTGGCCAGGACGGGAATCCCGGGGCTGACCAGGGGGATAAGTATCACGGTCACCCCGGCGGCGACGATGGCGACCACGCGCGCCTCATGATGGGCCAGGCGGGGCCACAGCAGTGCGAGGAATGCTGCTGCCGCAGCGGCGTCCAGCCCGTAAGCACGGGGATCACCGATCAGGCCGACAGTAAGTGATCCAATCAGTGTGCCGATATTCCACAGGACAAAGACCGAGACGCCCGTCGCCCAGAACGCGTACCGCAGGATGTCCGGGTCGGGGTCGTCCGCGCTGGCCACCGCCATGGCCGTGGACTCGTCGATGGTCAGTTGTGCTGCGAGCGGGCGCTGCCAGCCTCGCGGTGCCAGCGACCGGGCCAGTGAGAGGGCATACAGGCCGTTGCGCATCCCCAGCAGCAGCGCCGTCGCGACCGCGGCCACGACCAGGCCCCCGGATCCCAGGGTCGCCACCAGAGCGAACTGCGATGCCCCCGTGAACATGAACACCGACAACGCCTGGGTCTGCCAAGCGTCGAAACCGTTGGCAACTGCCAGCGCCCCGAACGATATGCCGTAGGCGCCGGTCGCTGCGCCGATGGCCAAAGCGTCG
This window harbors:
- the alr gene encoding alanine racemase, which produces MRRAMAEVNLAAIGSNVMRVKAAAPDARLLAVVKADGYGHGMIPAARVARATGADYLGVALPSEAIEVRESGDGGPLLCWLHTPDDDLTECVARDVELSVASPDTLEQVCEAGRHTRRRARIHLKVDTGLGRNGATIADWSRLIAAALARQDDGLVEIVGIWSHLACSDQPDSPVTARQVGVFRDALAQAEEGGLVPELRHLANSGGIFAHPDTHFDMVRCGIAIYGLTPGPAIGSSAALGLIPAMTVGTELALVKRVPGGQGVSYGHRYRTRRATRLALVPVGYADGVPRSGSSRIPVQINGQRFTVSGIIAMDQMVIDIGDTPAKPGDEVLLFGSGRHGEPTADDWAIACGTINYEIVTRIGPRIPRRHLGGAA
- a CDS encoding alpha/beta hydrolase; translation: MTRAGRTLLVLGSAGLGVAAGVAAERALMRVSFPTPADGDDAVGTLRGDPHPLTADDGTVLHVEIDEPADPAQGDVTVVFSHGYSLNLDTWHYQRQALRGRARLVLWDQRSHGRSGRAAPNGPIIDQLGRDLARVLDACAATGPVILVGHSMGGMTVMALAAERPELFGGRIRGVALIATSAGGLDDLDLHLPQPLARLFHKEAPRVAAALAARSELIDRNRARTTDLDFLLTKRLSFGGGVSRDQARFVADLIGSTPIEVVADFLPEFDHHDKMRALSALDRVETLVMVGDRDVLTPESHSRQIVREVPGAELVILPATGHMIITERHQEVSEHLVDLLATVRARG
- the tsaE gene encoding tRNA (adenosine(37)-N6)-threonylcarbamoyltransferase complex ATPase subunit type 1 TsaE — protein: MGDPDAMEAVGEVIGSMLKAGDAVCLTGRLGAGKTTLVRGVARGMGVQGVVASPTFVLSRRYAGAVPLVHCDAYRLGPDDDFADVVSDPEDVVVVVEWGDPVMPAFADSWLSVDIERPSGTGGEDRRLMLRGVGAEWDDGRVAELLERLASVRGTRG
- the tsaB gene encoding tRNA (adenosine(37)-N6)-threonylcarbamoyltransferase complex dimerization subunit type 1 TsaB, producing the protein MGDGNQRPPGRNGQARPASHVMILAVDTSGVVAVVALATTAGDLHFGATGANPRAHAEELAPLVRQALARGTPQRVVAGRGPGSFTGLRVGLVFAQVFGWARGLPVSGVSSLDVVARQYALVDGWVVLDARRREVYLGRYRSGRPDAAPRVVTRDEARAAIGTETAVGDVALLTDTDRRAVGTTRLTPASLAQCAAATRGRGSLQPDYLRRPDITWSPAKQGAPPP
- the rimI gene encoding ribosomal protein S18-alanine N-acetyltransferase, whose protein sequence is MNLRPARAGDLPAIMAIEVDVFPDSAWTVDQMRDELSRDTRWYTVAEDSDALIGYLGLYVVEPDCDLQTIAVSPNAHGRGVGTALLGAAVAHAWSVGCSRMFLEVRADNDAALRLYERTGFVRLGRRSRYYPDGADAVTMRLRRHEVPDLAEAVHA
- the tsaD gene encoding tRNA (adenosine(37)-N6)-threonylcarbamoyltransferase complex transferase subunit TsaD — its product is MRDEPVVLGIETSCDETGVGIVVGTDLRVNLLASSAAEHARYGGIVPEIASRAHLAEMLPTLAEACRASGLALSDIDAIAVTAGPGLAGALVVGVAAAKALALALDKPVYGVNHLAAHVAVDTLVSGPLPDNCVALLVSGGHSSLLHVRDLVGDVEPLGVTIDDAAGEAFDKVARLLGLPFPGGPPIDAAARSGDAQAIAFPRGLTSPRDQQRHRHDFSFSGLKTAVARWVEQCHADGRPVPIADVAASFQEAVADVLVSKAVLACADTGADTLVIGGGVAANSRLRFLAQERSAAAGVRVRIPPPGLCTDNGAMVAALGALAVQRAVPPSPLDFPSDSGLLVTEVLSGHPVQPE
- a CDS encoding AzlD domain-containing protein produces the protein MWPAVLIASAGCFLLKLVGYVVPKEWLDDRRVSRVTSLIPVAMLAALVVVQTVGAGQAVTLDARMAGVGAGFIALLLRAPFLVVVVVAGAVAAGLRYSGWTG
- a CDS encoding AzlC family ABC transporter permease encodes the protein MTSPADSRSRREVTIDALAIGAATGAYGISFGALAVANGFDAWQTQALSVFMFTGASQFALVATLGSGGLVVAAVATALLLGMRNGLYALSLARSLAPRGWQRPLAAQLTIDESTAMAVASADDPDPDILRYAFWATGVSVFVLWNIGTLIGSLTVGLIGDPRAYGLDAAAAAAFLALLWPRLAHHEARVVAIVAAGVTVILIPLVSPGIPVLASALIAVVAGLRRSRP